One window of Bacteroides sp. AN502(2024) genomic DNA carries:
- a CDS encoding SGNH/GDSL hydrolase family protein — MKKFFVLIAAVCMTYTTAFAQTVKPFKEGERAVFLGNSITDGGHYHSYIWLYYMTRFPDMPIRVFNGGIGGDTAYDMNKRLDGDIFAMKPSVLMVTFGMNDSGYFEYNGDKPKEFGEQKYQESIKNYQQMEKRFQELPDTRIVMVGTSPYDETVQLKENTPLKTKNETIKRLVEYQKESAAKNNWEFIDLNAPMVALNQQYQQKDPAFTLCGSDRIHPDNDGHMVMAYLFLKAQGFAGKEVADVEINANKKQAVKSENCTVSNIKKNGKDLSFDYLADALPYPLDTIARGWGQKKSQAEVVKVVPFMEEMNRETLKVTGLKGNYKLWIDDEEIGTWSGDELAKGINLAAESKTPQYQQALTVMHLNEYRWEIERTFREYAWCEFGFFQQKGLLYADDRKAIEVMDENLDKNVWLKGRRDMYSKMMFEAVRDARQQEMDVLINKIYEINKPVVRKILLRKI, encoded by the coding sequence ATGAAAAAGTTTTTTGTATTGATTGCAGCAGTTTGTATGACATATACTACTGCCTTTGCTCAAACTGTGAAACCTTTTAAAGAGGGTGAAAGAGCCGTATTTTTAGGAAACAGTATCACGGATGGCGGTCATTACCATTCATACATCTGGTTGTATTATATGACTCGTTTCCCGGATATGCCTATCCGTGTGTTCAACGGTGGCATTGGTGGAGATACGGCGTATGATATGAACAAGCGCCTGGATGGTGATATCTTTGCGATGAAACCTTCCGTGTTGATGGTTACCTTTGGTATGAATGATTCCGGATATTTTGAGTACAACGGTGATAAACCTAAAGAATTCGGGGAGCAGAAATATCAGGAGAGCATAAAGAATTACCAGCAGATGGAGAAACGTTTTCAGGAGCTTCCTGATACCCGTATCGTGATGGTTGGAACCTCTCCATACGATGAAACCGTACAACTGAAAGAGAATACACCGCTCAAGACAAAGAATGAAACCATCAAACGGCTCGTTGAATATCAGAAAGAATCGGCAGCTAAGAATAATTGGGAATTTATCGATTTAAATGCTCCTATGGTTGCTCTGAATCAACAATACCAGCAGAAAGATCCTGCATTTACTCTTTGTGGAAGTGACCGTATCCATCCCGACAATGACGGACACATGGTGATGGCCTATCTTTTCCTGAAAGCCCAGGGATTTGCAGGAAAAGAGGTAGCGGATGTGGAGATTAATGCTAATAAGAAACAGGCCGTAAAGTCGGAAAACTGCACTGTTTCCAATATAAAGAAGAACGGAAAAGACTTGAGTTTTGACTACCTTGCAGATGCTCTTCCTTATCCTTTGGATACTATTGCCCGTGGGTGGGGACAGAAAAAAAGTCAGGCAGAAGTGGTGAAGGTTGTTCCTTTTATGGAAGAAATGAACCGTGAAACGTTGAAAGTAACAGGACTGAAAGGCAATTATAAGTTGTGGATAGATGATGAAGAAATTGGAACCTGGAGTGGAGATGAATTGGCAAAGGGCATTAATCTTGCTGCTGAATCCAAAACTCCCCAATACCAACAGGCATTGACGGTGATGCACCTGAATGAATATCGTTGGGAAATTGAAAGAACATTCAGAGAATATGCGTGGTGTGAATTCGGCTTTTTCCAGCAAAAGGGATTGTTATATGCCGATGATAGAAAAGCGATTGAGGTGATGGATGAAAACTTGGATAAAAACGTTTGGTTGAAGGGACGTCGTGATATGTATTCAAAGATGATGTTTGAAGCTGTCCGTGATGCTCGGCAACAGGAAATGGATGTTCTTATCAATAAGATTTATGAAATAAATAAGCCTGTTGTAAGAAAGATTTTACTTAGAAAGATATGA
- a CDS encoding TrkH family potassium uptake protein, protein MINSKMVFRILGFLLLIETAMLLCCGAVSLFYKENDLQSFLISSAVTACISVLLLAIGKNAVKSLNRRDGYVIVSAAWVTFSLFGMLPYYIGGYIPHVTDAFFETMSGFSSTGATILNNIESMPHGILFWRAMTQWIGGLGIVFFTIAVLPIFGVSGIQVFAAEASGPTHDKVHPRIGITAKWIWGIYAGMTGALIVLLLFGGMSVFDSVCHAFTTTSTGGFSTKQTSIEYYHSPYIEYVISIFMFLSGINFTLLLLMFNGKIKKFIHDTELKFYFGCVSFFTIFIAIWLYQTSSMEVEEAFRKSLFQVISIQTSTGFATADYMLWPSILWGCLVIVMIIGACAGSTTGGIKCIRTIILFQVVKNEFKHILHPNAVLPVRVNKQVISPSIQSTVLAFTFLYAVITIICILVMMGLGVGFLESVGTVISSIGNMGPGLGTCGPAFSWSELPDAAKWLLSFLMLLGRLELFTVLLLFTSDFWKKN, encoded by the coding sequence ATGATTAACTCAAAGATGGTATTCCGGATTCTGGGGTTTCTGCTTCTGATAGAAACAGCGATGCTGTTGTGTTGTGGAGCGGTCTCTCTTTTTTATAAAGAGAATGACTTGCAGAGTTTCCTGATTTCATCTGCTGTCACAGCCTGTATCAGCGTTCTGCTACTTGCCATCGGGAAAAATGCGGTGAAATCCTTGAACCGCCGCGATGGATACGTCATCGTCAGCGCAGCATGGGTTACCTTCTCCCTTTTCGGGATGCTACCTTATTATATAGGAGGATATATTCCCCATGTTACGGATGCGTTTTTTGAAACAATGTCCGGCTTCAGCAGTACCGGTGCCACAATTTTGAATAATATAGAATCGATGCCTCACGGAATTCTTTTCTGGCGGGCCATGACGCAATGGATAGGCGGCTTGGGTATTGTATTCTTCACCATCGCTGTCCTGCCGATTTTTGGTGTAAGCGGGATTCAGGTGTTCGCGGCAGAAGCCAGCGGACCTACCCACGACAAAGTGCATCCCCGTATCGGCATCACCGCTAAATGGATTTGGGGGATTTATGCCGGAATGACGGGAGCATTAATTGTACTACTGCTATTCGGAGGAATGAGCGTATTCGACAGCGTATGCCACGCTTTCACCACTACCAGCACAGGCGGATTTTCTACCAAACAAACAAGTATTGAATATTATCACTCACCTTACATAGAGTATGTAATCTCTATTTTCATGTTCCTTTCGGGGATCAACTTCACGCTATTACTGTTGATGTTTAATGGAAAAATAAAGAAGTTCATTCATGATACAGAACTGAAATTCTATTTTGGGTGTGTTTCTTTCTTTACTATATTTATTGCCATCTGGCTTTATCAGACTTCTTCTATGGAGGTAGAAGAAGCGTTCCGTAAATCACTTTTCCAAGTGATTTCCATACAAACTTCTACGGGATTCGCTACAGCCGATTATATGCTCTGGCCTTCTATCCTTTGGGGATGTCTTGTAATAGTGATGATAATCGGAGCCTGTGCCGGCAGTACGACAGGAGGAATAAAATGTATTCGTACGATTATCCTGTTTCAGGTCGTAAAAAACGAATTCAAGCACATTCTTCACCCTAATGCCGTGCTCCCGGTACGGGTCAATAAGCAGGTAATTTCTCCTTCTATCCAGTCCACAGTATTGGCTTTTACTTTCTTATATGCAGTTATCACCATTATCTGCATACTTGTCATGATGGGCTTAGGAGTAGGTTTTCTGGAATCAGTCGGAACTGTAATCTCAAGTATAGGCAATATGGGACCGGGACTCGGCACATGCGGCCCGGCCTTTTCATGGAGCGAACTGCCGGATGCTGCCAAATGGCTGCTCTCTTTTTTAATGCTTTTGGGACGTTTAGAACTGTTTACAGTATTACTGCTTTTTACTTCCGATTTTTGGAAAAAGAATTAA
- the trkA gene encoding Trk system potassium transporter TrkA gives MKIIIAGAGNVGTHLAKLLSREKQDIILMDDDEEKLSALSANFDLLTVAASPSSISGLKEVNVKEADLFIAVTPDESRNMTACMLATNLGAKKTVARIDNYEYLLPKNKEFFQKLGVDSLIYPEMLAAKEIVSSMRMSWVRQWWEFCGGSLVLIGTKMREKAEILNIPLHQLGAPNIPYHVVAIKRGTETIIPRGDDVIKLHDIVYFTTTRKYIPYIRKIAGKEDYADVRNVMIMGGSRIAVRTAQYVPDYMQVKIVDNDLGRCNRLTELLDDKTMIINGDGRDMDLLIEEGLKNTEAFVALTGNSETNILACLAAKRMGVEKTVAEVENIDYIGMAESLDIGTVINKKMIAASHIYQMMLDADVSNVKCLTFANADVAEFTVPEGAKITKHLIKDLGLPKGTTIGGMIRNGEGILVTGDTQIRPGDHVVVFCLSMMIKKIEKFFH, from the coding sequence ATGAAGATTATTATTGCCGGTGCCGGCAACGTAGGCACCCATTTGGCCAAACTGCTATCGCGTGAGAAGCAAGATATCATCTTGATGGATGATGATGAAGAGAAATTAAGTGCTCTCAGTGCCAATTTTGACTTGCTGACTGTTGCCGCTTCTCCTTCTTCCATCTCCGGATTGAAAGAGGTGAACGTCAAAGAAGCCGACCTGTTTATTGCAGTCACGCCGGACGAAAGCCGCAACATGACTGCCTGTATGCTGGCTACTAACCTGGGAGCCAAAAAGACAGTGGCACGTATCGACAATTACGAATATCTTCTACCCAAAAACAAAGAGTTTTTCCAGAAGCTGGGAGTAGATTCACTGATTTACCCGGAAATGCTGGCTGCGAAAGAAATCGTATCTTCCATGCGTATGAGCTGGGTACGCCAATGGTGGGAATTTTGCGGAGGTTCTTTGGTTCTGATCGGTACGAAGATGCGCGAAAAAGCCGAAATCCTGAATATACCGTTGCATCAGCTTGGTGCCCCTAACATTCCTTACCATGTAGTGGCAATCAAACGCGGCACAGAAACGATTATCCCCCGCGGAGACGATGTCATTAAATTGCATGACATCGTTTATTTCACTACCACCCGCAAGTATATTCCTTATATACGTAAGATAGCCGGTAAGGAGGATTATGCCGATGTACGTAATGTGATGATTATGGGAGGAAGCCGTATCGCGGTCCGTACCGCACAATATGTACCGGATTATATGCAGGTGAAAATAGTGGATAATGATTTGGGACGTTGCAACCGCCTGACAGAGTTACTGGACGATAAGACAATGATTATCAACGGAGATGGCCGCGACATGGATTTACTCATCGAGGAGGGATTAAAGAATACCGAAGCATTTGTTGCTCTGACCGGTAACTCGGAAACAAATATCCTTGCCTGTCTCGCTGCTAAACGGATGGGCGTGGAAAAGACGGTGGCAGAAGTGGAAAATATCGACTATATCGGTATGGCAGAAAGCCTTGACATCGGCACTGTTATCAATAAAAAAATGATTGCCGCCAGCCACATCTACCAAATGATGTTGGACGCCGATGTATCTAATGTGAAATGTCTTACTTTTGCCAATGCGGACGTTGCAGAATTCACTGTACCGGAAGGTGCTAAAATCACCAAACACCTGATTAAAGACTTGGGACTCCCCAAGGGAACTACCATCGGAGGAATGATCCGCAACGGAGAAGGTATTTTGGTGACAGGCGATACGCAAATCCGACCCGGCGACCATGTAGTCGTATTCTGCCTAAGCATGATGATTAAAAAGATTGAGAAATTCTTTCACTAA
- the dxs gene encoding 1-deoxy-D-xylulose-5-phosphate synthase: MKNEPIYNLLNTINDPEDLRKLDVEQLPEVCNELRQDIIKELCCNPGHFGASLGTVELTVALHYVYNTPYDRIVWDVGHQAYGHKILTGRREAFSTNRKLGGIRPFPSPEESEYDTFTCGHASNSISAALGMAVAAARKGDVNRHVIAIIGDGSMSGGLAFEGLNNASSTSNNLLIILNDNDMAIDRSVGGMKQYLFNLTTSNRYNQLRFKLSRMLFKLGILNEERRKALIRFGNSLKSMAAQQQNIFEGMNIRYFGPIDGHDVKNLARILRDIKDMRGPKILHLHTIKGKGFGPAEKHATEWHAPGKFDPVTGERFIANTEGMPPLFQNVFGNTLVELAEANPRIVGVTPAMPSGCSMNILMEKMPERAFDVGIAEGHAVTFSGGMAKDGLQPFCNIYSSFMQRAYDNIIHDVAIQQLPVVLCLDRAGLVGEDGPTHHGAFDMAYLRPIPNLTISSPMDEHELRRLMYTAQLPDKGPFVIRYPRGRGVLVEWKCPLEEIPVGKGRKLKEGDDLAVITIGPIGNMAARAISRAEADSGLSIAHYDLRFLKPLDKELLHEVGRKFQRILTVEDGIIKGGMGSAVLEFMADNEYKPTVKRIGIPDLFVEHGSVAELYRLCGMDEEGILAKIKEFIN; encoded by the coding sequence ATGAAGAATGAACCGATATATAACTTGCTAAACACTATCAATGATCCTGAAGACCTACGAAAACTAGACGTAGAGCAACTGCCGGAGGTGTGTAACGAACTAAGGCAAGACATTATTAAAGAACTTTGCTGTAACCCGGGACATTTTGGTGCCAGTCTGGGAACAGTGGAACTGACTGTAGCTTTACACTACGTCTACAATACACCTTATGACCGTATTGTATGGGACGTGGGACATCAGGCATACGGCCACAAAATACTAACAGGACGCCGTGAAGCTTTTTCTACGAACAGGAAACTCGGAGGAATCCGTCCTTTCCCGTCTCCGGAAGAAAGCGAATATGATACTTTCACGTGCGGGCATGCTTCCAATTCTATTTCTGCAGCTCTCGGTATGGCCGTCGCAGCCGCCAGAAAAGGAGATGTCAATCGCCATGTAATAGCCATCATCGGTGATGGTTCCATGAGTGGCGGACTGGCTTTCGAAGGGCTGAACAATGCATCTTCCACATCGAACAACCTACTCATTATCCTGAATGACAACGACATGGCTATTGACCGTAGTGTAGGAGGCATGAAGCAGTATCTTTTTAACCTGACAACTTCCAACCGTTATAATCAGCTACGTTTCAAGCTCTCGCGCATGCTGTTTAAACTCGGCATCCTAAACGAAGAACGCCGTAAAGCCCTCATACGTTTTGGGAACAGTCTCAAATCAATGGCTGCACAGCAGCAGAATATTTTCGAAGGGATGAATATCCGTTACTTCGGCCCGATAGACGGACACGACGTAAAAAACCTTGCAAGAATATTGCGTGATATCAAAGATATGCGAGGACCTAAAATCCTGCATCTGCATACTATCAAAGGAAAAGGATTCGGACCGGCAGAGAAGCACGCAACCGAATGGCATGCTCCCGGTAAATTCGATCCCGTCACCGGCGAACGCTTCATTGCTAACACAGAAGGAATGCCTCCGCTTTTCCAAAATGTATTCGGGAATACATTGGTAGAACTTGCCGAAGCCAATCCGAGGATTGTCGGTGTTACTCCCGCCATGCCTAGTGGCTGTTCGATGAACATACTGATGGAGAAAATGCCCGAACGTGCGTTTGATGTAGGCATTGCCGAAGGACATGCGGTTACTTTCTCCGGTGGGATGGCAAAAGACGGACTGCAACCCTTCTGCAATATCTATTCCTCTTTTATGCAACGCGCGTATGATAATATCATTCATGACGTAGCCATTCAGCAGCTCCCTGTTGTTTTGTGCCTCGACCGCGCCGGACTGGTTGGCGAAGACGGTCCCACTCATCACGGAGCTTTTGATATGGCATATTTGCGTCCGATCCCCAATCTGACCATCAGCTCGCCTATGGACGAACACGAGTTACGTCGCCTGATGTATACGGCACAATTACCGGACAAAGGACCGTTTGTAATCCGTTACCCTCGCGGACGCGGTGTACTGGTGGAGTGGAAATGTCCGCTGGAAGAGATTCCGGTAGGAAAAGGACGTAAACTGAAAGAGGGCGACGACCTTGCGGTCATCACTATCGGACCGATAGGAAACATGGCCGCCCGTGCCATCAGCCGAGCGGAAGCCGATTCCGGTCTGTCTATCGCCCATTACGATTTACGTTTCCTGAAGCCGCTGGACAAAGAGCTGTTACATGAGGTGGGAAGAAAATTCCAACGTATCCTGACTGTTGAAGACGGGATTATCAAAGGCGGTATGGGAAGTGCCGTACTTGAATTTATGGCAGATAACGAATATAAACCAACCGTGAAGCGTATCGGCATCCCCGACCTGTTTGTAGAGCATGGATCAGTTGCCGAACTGTACCGACTGTGCGGTATGGACGAAGAAGGGATTCTGGCTAAAATCAAAGAATTTATCAATTGA
- a CDS encoding GSCFA domain-containing protein, giving the protein MENCMNFQTSIELPAGMPPVSHADRILLMGSCFAENIGRQLMDAGFQLDLNPFGILYNPLSVSSALREIIRNKEYTSHDLFAYKELWHSPMHHGSFSAFTPEETLHTINTRLHHAHQRFPELNWLMITLGTAYVYKQKESGQVVANCHQLPENHFLRYRLTIEEIVEDYTALITGMTACNPGLKWLFTVSPIRHIRDGMHANQLSKSTLLLAIDRLQQQFPEQVFYFPSYEIILDELRDYRFYADDMLHPSPLAIRYLWERFSKTFFSAETKQVVMAVQDIRRDLAHKPFHPESEAYQRFLGQIVLKIERLIGKYPYLDFQKETELCHMRLNP; this is encoded by the coding sequence ATGGAAAATTGTATGAACTTTCAAACATCTATAGAATTACCTGCCGGGATGCCGCCTGTCAGTCATGCAGATCGTATTCTTCTAATGGGCTCCTGTTTTGCAGAAAATATCGGGAGACAATTGATGGACGCCGGGTTTCAGTTGGATCTGAATCCTTTTGGCATCCTTTATAATCCTTTGTCCGTCTCATCCGCCTTGAGAGAGATTATAAGAAATAAAGAATATACCAGCCACGATTTGTTTGCCTACAAAGAGTTATGGCATAGTCCGATGCATCACGGCTCTTTTTCAGCTTTCACACCCGAAGAAACATTGCATACAATAAATACCCGTCTTCATCACGCCCATCAAAGATTTCCGGAATTGAACTGGCTGATGATAACCCTGGGTACCGCCTATGTTTATAAACAAAAAGAGAGTGGGCAAGTGGTAGCCAATTGCCATCAACTGCCGGAAAACCATTTCTTACGTTACAGACTTACTATTGAAGAGATTGTAGAAGATTATACAGCACTCATCACTGGAATGACAGCCTGTAATCCGGGATTGAAATGGCTGTTTACAGTCAGCCCAATCCGTCATATACGTGACGGAATGCATGCCAATCAATTAAGTAAATCTACGTTGTTACTGGCCATCGACCGGTTGCAACAACAGTTTCCGGAACAAGTGTTTTACTTCCCCTCCTATGAAATCATATTAGACGAATTGCGTGATTATCGCTTCTATGCTGATGATATGCTGCATCCGTCCCCTTTGGCGATTCGTTACCTGTGGGAACGCTTCTCCAAAACCTTCTTTTCTGCTGAAACAAAGCAGGTTGTCATGGCTGTGCAAGACATTCGCCGGGACTTGGCACATAAACCTTTTCACCCCGAGTCAGAGGCGTATCAACGCTTTTTAGGACAAATAGTGTTAAAAATAGAACGACTTATCGGAAAATACCCGTACTTAGATTTTCAAAAAGAAACAGAACTATGTCATATGCGATTGAATCCATAG
- a CDS encoding bifunctional UDP-N-acetylmuramoyl-tripeptide:D-alanyl-D-alanine ligase/alanine racemase, with the protein MSYAIESIAESIGARRVGKHKATIDWLLTDSRSLSFPEETLFFALTTKRNSGVRYIPDLYDRGVRNFVITEEDFKQIENGELKMEKSGQYDDAQSTLNSLLSTLNFLIVPNPLKALQKLAEAHRDKFKIPVIGITGSNGKTIVKEWLHQLLSPDRCIVRSPRSYNSQIGVPLSVWQLSEEAELGIFEAGISEMGEMGSLKRMIKPTIGILTNIGGAHQENFFSLQEKCMEKLTLFKDCDVVIYNGDNELISNCVAKSMLTAREIAWSCKDIERPLYISRVIKKEDHTVISYRYLDMDNTFCIPFIDDASIENALNCLAACLYLMTSAEQITERMTRLEPIAMRLEVKEGKNNCVLINDSYNSDLASLDIALDFLVRRSEKKGLKRTLILSDILETGQSTATLYRRVAQLVQSKGINKLIGVGQEISSCSARFDDDLERYFFPNTEALLTSSILKSLHSEVILVKGSRVFNFDLVSEELELKVHETILEVNLGAMVANLNHYRSMLHDPETKVICMVKASAYGAGSYEIAKSLQEHHVDYLAVAVADEGSELRKAGITASIIIMDPELTAFKTMFDYKLEPEVYNFHLLDALIKAAEKEGITNFPIHVKLDTGMHRLGFAVEDIPLLIRRLKNQSAVIPRSVFSHFVGSDSPQFDTFTREQIELFEKGSQELQAAFSHKILRHICNTAGIERFPDAQFDMVRLGIGLYGVNPIDNSIIHNVSTLKTTILQIRNVPQEDTVGYSRMGHLVRPSRIAAIPIGYADGLNRHLGRGNAYCLVNGKKAPYVGNICMDVCMIDVTDIDCREGDQAIIFGDELPITVLSDTLDTIPYEVLTSVSTRVKRVYYQD; encoded by the coding sequence ATGTCATATGCGATTGAATCCATAGCAGAAAGTATTGGTGCCCGCCGTGTGGGCAAACATAAAGCGACTATTGATTGGCTGTTGACAGACAGCCGCTCTTTGAGTTTCCCGGAAGAAACTCTCTTTTTTGCTTTAACTACCAAACGAAATAGTGGAGTCCGTTATATCCCCGATTTGTACGACCGGGGCGTACGCAATTTTGTAATTACGGAAGAAGACTTTAAACAAATTGAGAATGGAGAGTTGAAAATGGAAAAGTCTGGTCAGTATGATGATGCGCAGTCCACTCTTAACTCTCTACTCTCCACCCTTAATTTCCTTATCGTTCCCAATCCTTTGAAAGCTTTGCAGAAGCTTGCCGAGGCACATCGTGATAAATTTAAAATCCCTGTGATTGGTATCACCGGCAGCAATGGAAAAACCATTGTGAAAGAGTGGTTACACCAGTTACTTAGTCCGGACCGTTGTATCGTCCGTTCTCCACGTAGCTATAATTCGCAGATCGGAGTTCCCCTCTCTGTATGGCAGCTTTCAGAAGAAGCAGAACTGGGCATCTTCGAAGCCGGCATTTCCGAAATGGGAGAGATGGGATCCTTGAAACGAATGATTAAGCCCACCATCGGTATTTTGACCAATATCGGTGGTGCCCATCAGGAAAACTTCTTCTCATTGCAAGAGAAGTGCATGGAGAAGTTGACGCTTTTCAAAGATTGTGATGTCGTAATTTACAATGGCGATAATGAATTAATTAGCAATTGTGTCGCAAAATCAATGCTGACCGCACGTGAGATTGCCTGGAGTTGTAAGGATATCGAACGTCCGTTGTACATCAGCCGTGTAATCAAGAAAGAAGATCATACCGTTATATCCTATCGTTATCTGGATATGGATAATACATTCTGTATTCCTTTCATCGATGATGCTTCCATTGAAAATGCATTGAACTGCTTGGCTGCTTGTCTTTACCTGATGACATCTGCTGAACAGATTACCGAACGGATGACTCGTCTCGAACCGATTGCCATGCGCTTGGAGGTAAAAGAAGGAAAGAACAACTGTGTGTTGATTAATGATAGTTATAATTCAGATCTGGCATCGTTGGATATTGCACTCGACTTCCTGGTACGCCGTTCGGAGAAGAAAGGCTTGAAACGGACACTGATCCTGTCGGATATACTGGAAACCGGACAAAGTACCGCTACACTCTACCGGCGTGTAGCGCAGTTGGTACAGAGTAAAGGAATAAATAAACTGATTGGTGTAGGGCAGGAAATATCCTCTTGCTCCGCTCGTTTTGATGACGATCTCGAACGCTACTTCTTTCCCAACACAGAGGCCCTTCTTACATCCAGCATACTCAAATCGCTTCATTCGGAAGTAATCCTTGTAAAAGGTTCGCGCGTGTTCAACTTTGATTTGGTGTCCGAAGAACTTGAATTGAAGGTACACGAAACGATCCTTGAAGTAAACCTTGGAGCAATGGTCGCTAATCTGAACCATTACCGTTCCATGCTTCACGATCCGGAAACAAAGGTGATCTGCATGGTGAAAGCATCTGCTTATGGAGCCGGTTCGTACGAAATAGCCAAGAGTTTGCAGGAACACCATGTCGACTATCTGGCGGTGGCCGTGGCTGACGAAGGTTCCGAACTTCGCAAAGCAGGTATTACTGCCTCTATTATAATCATGGATCCGGAGCTTACGGCTTTTAAAACCATGTTCGATTATAAGTTGGAACCGGAAGTCTATAATTTCCATCTGCTCGATGCGCTCATCAAAGCGGCAGAAAAAGAAGGAATTACCAACTTCCCGATTCATGTGAAACTGGATACAGGTATGCACCGTCTGGGCTTTGCGGTAGAAGATATCCCATTGCTCATTCGTCGTCTGAAGAATCAGAGTGCGGTGATCCCCCGTTCGGTATTCTCTCATTTTGTAGGAAGTGATTCGCCGCAGTTCGACACTTTCACTCGTGAACAGATTGAATTGTTCGAGAAAGGTTCGCAGGAATTGCAGGCCGCTTTCTCTCATAAGATTCTCCGTCACATCTGTAATACGGCAGGAATTGAACGTTTCCCCGATGCACAGTTTGATATGGTACGTTTGGGAATCGGACTTTATGGAGTTAACCCGATAGACAATTCGATTATACATAATGTGAGTACGCTTAAAACTACCATTCTTCAGATACGGAATGTTCCTCAGGAAGATACAGTGGGGTATAGCCGGATGGGGCATTTGGTACGTCCTTCACGCATTGCGGCTATTCCTATTGGCTATGCGGATGGATTAAACCGCCATTTGGGACGAGGCAACGCTTATTGCTTGGTGAACGGAAAGAAAGCTCCTTATGTGGGGAATATCTGTATGGACGTTTGCATGATTGATGTGACGGATATTGATTGTCGGGAAGGCGATCAGGCTATCATCTTCGGTGATGAGCTTCCAATTACGGTTTTGTCCGATACACTGGATACGATTCCTTACGAAGTGTTGACAAGTGTATCGACACGAGTGAAACGGGTATATTATCAGGATTAG
- a CDS encoding twin-arginine translocase TatA/TatE family subunit, with the protein MANLLLLGFLPSGSEWIIIALVILLLFGGKKIPELMRGLGKGVKSFKDGVNEAKDEINKAKEDLDKPADTGK; encoded by the coding sequence ATGGCAAACTTATTATTGTTAGGCTTTTTGCCTAGTGGTTCCGAATGGATTATTATTGCATTGGTTATCCTTCTTCTTTTTGGTGGAAAGAAAATACCTGAACTGATGCGCGGATTAGGCAAAGGCGTGAAGAGCTTCAAAGACGGTGTGAATGAAGCAAAAGATGAAATAAACAAGGCAAAAGAGGATCTGGATAAACCTGCAGATACAGGTAAGTAA
- the tatC gene encoding twin-arginine translocase subunit TatC, protein MAEMTFWDHLDELRKVLFRVIGIWFVLAVGYFIAMPYLFDHVILAPCHNDFIFYDLLRYIGKTFDLTDDFFTQQFYVKLVNINLAAPFFIHMSTAFWMSVVTAMPYLFFEIWRFINPALYPNEKKGIRKALTIGTVMFFLGVLLGYFMVYPLTLRFLSTYQLSSEVENILSLNSYIDNFMMLILCMGLAFELPLVTWLLSLLGVVNKSFLRKYRRHAMVVIVIAAAIITPTGDPFTLSVVAIPLYLLYEMSILMIKDKKKTEDESGDEVALSEE, encoded by the coding sequence ATGGCAGAAATGACCTTTTGGGATCATTTGGATGAACTGCGTAAGGTACTTTTTCGGGTGATCGGAATTTGGTTTGTATTAGCGGTAGGCTACTTCATTGCTATGCCCTATCTTTTCGATCATGTGATATTGGCACCTTGCCACAATGATTTCATATTCTACGATTTATTACGGTATATCGGAAAGACATTTGATTTAACCGATGATTTTTTTACACAACAATTTTATGTGAAGTTAGTCAATATCAACTTGGCTGCTCCATTTTTTATTCACATGTCGACAGCTTTTTGGATGTCGGTGGTGACAGCTATGCCTTATCTTTTTTTTGAAATATGGCGTTTTATCAATCCTGCTCTTTATCCGAATGAGAAAAAAGGAATACGTAAAGCGTTGACTATCGGAACAGTAATGTTCTTCCTTGGCGTCCTGTTGGGTTATTTTATGGTATATCCATTGACGCTCCGTTTTCTGTCTACTTATCAGTTGAGCTCGGAAGTGGAGAATATCCTGTCGCTCAATTCCTATATCGATAATTTTATGATGTTGATTCTCTGCATGGGATTGGCTTTCGAACTCCCATTGGTTACATGGTTGCTTTCTTTGCTGGGAGTGGTGAACAAGTCTTTCCTGCGGAAATACCGGCGTCATGCGATGGTTGTTATCGTGATAGCAGCTGCTATTATAACTCCGACTGGCGATCCCTTCACATTGAGTGTTGTCGCTATTCCGCTCTATCTGTTGTACGAGATGAGTATTTTAATGATAAAGGACAAGAAGAAAACAGAAGATGAATCAGGAGATGAAGTTGCCCTATCCGAAGAGTGA